The following are encoded in a window of Gammaproteobacteria bacterium genomic DNA:
- a CDS encoding class I SAM-dependent methyltransferase, producing MEQIIHERFENRHIEVLDAGCGRKWQIKLQMPITITGVDADQAALDKREDLDVALKEDIQTVDFPSNRFDLIYCSYVLEHVNGAEDLLGRFKSWLKPNGLLILRFPDKYTVFGFITRKTPHWVHVIC from the coding sequence ATGGAACAAATTATCCATGAGCGATTCGAAAATCGCCATATCGAGGTACTGGACGCCGGCTGTGGTCGCAAATGGCAAATCAAACTCCAGATGCCTATTACAATCACGGGTGTGGACGCTGATCAAGCGGCGCTGGATAAAAGAGAAGATCTGGACGTTGCGTTAAAAGAAGATATACAGACAGTGGATTTTCCCAGCAACCGGTTTGACTTGATTTATTGCTCGTATGTCCTGGAGCATGTCAATGGCGCCGAGGATCTTCTAGGCCGATTCAAATCATGGCTGAAGCCAAACGGGTTACTGATTCTGCGTTTTCCAGACAAATACACTGTCTTTGGATTCATC